The following are encoded in a window of Aerococcus sanguinicola genomic DNA:
- a CDS encoding DUF1700 domain-containing protein, which produces MRQEEFLDLLTYYLRRLPDSVIADIRQDYMEHYAMGLAQGKTEEEISQELGSPREIAIDYLDNERVFIDDEGALAVNESQKPRTVHWFWKLVLFLIALPFILALLSVIVSIVASVVSVWLGVILTVAVLGGSVLVSVFRPDLFNNGVVNIGLVNDLSLLTKICLAIFLICLTLLLIYSLYAAIRWGIRGLMNAWYAFQWRRKRGAY; this is translated from the coding sequence ATGAGACAAGAAGAATTTTTGGACCTGTTGACCTATTACTTGAGGCGGCTGCCGGATTCTGTGATTGCCGATATCCGCCAAGATTACATGGAACACTATGCGATGGGCCTGGCCCAGGGGAAGACGGAGGAAGAGATCAGTCAGGAATTGGGCTCACCGCGAGAGATTGCGATTGACTACCTGGATAATGAACGGGTCTTTATCGATGATGAGGGGGCTCTGGCGGTCAATGAAAGTCAGAAGCCACGAACCGTGCACTGGTTCTGGAAGCTCGTCCTATTCCTTATCGCCCTGCCTTTTATCCTGGCCTTACTGTCAGTGATTGTCTCGATTGTTGCCAGTGTCGTGAGCGTCTGGCTGGGGGTCATTCTGACGGTGGCTGTGCTCGGGGGCTCGGTCCTGGTCAGTGTCTTTCGCCCGGACCTCTTCAATAATGGGGTCGTTAATATTGGTTTAGTCAATGACCTAAGCCTGCTGACCAAGATCTGTCTGGCGATTTTCTTGATTTGTTTGACCCTACTATTGATCTATTCCTTGTATGCAGCCATTCGCTGGGGCATCCGGGGGCTGATGAACGCCTGGTATGCCTTCCAATGGCGTCGTAAGAGAGGTGCTTACTAA
- a CDS encoding PadR family transcriptional regulator: MNSQLKKGVLEMMVLHQLAQRDCYGYELVQEISKHIQMSEGTVYPLLRRLKKEGLLTTYMQESESGPARKYYELTAEGAQALQAQRLEWETFAAKVTAFLGGESE; the protein is encoded by the coding sequence ATGAATAGTCAGTTAAAGAAGGGGGTTTTGGAGATGATGGTTCTCCACCAGCTGGCCCAGCGAGATTGTTATGGTTATGAATTAGTCCAGGAGATCTCGAAGCATATCCAGATGAGTGAAGGAACAGTCTATCCCTTGCTCCGACGTTTGAAGAAGGAAGGGCTCCTGACCACCTACATGCAGGAATCGGAGTCGGGGCCCGCGCGGAAGTATTATGAATTGACGGCTGAAGGCGCCCAGGCCCTCCAAGCCCAGCGCTTGGAATGGGAGACCTTTGCCGCTAAGGTGACTGCCTTTTTAGGAGGGGAATCAGAATGA
- the secE gene encoding preprotein translocase subunit SecE — MSFIKGVFHEMRMVEWPSGKQLMRDTGIVLITILIAAIYLGVVDELVTMLFGWFIQL; from the coding sequence ATGAGTTTTATCAAAGGAGTCTTTCATGAAATGCGTATGGTTGAATGGCCGTCTGGCAAACAACTCATGCGCGACACAGGAATCGTCTTAATCACCATCCTCATCGCCGCCATCTACCTCGGCGTTGTCGATGAACTAGTCACCATGCTCTTCGGTTGGTTCATTCAATTGTAA
- the rpmG gene encoding 50S ribosomal protein L33: MATKKIILACSKCGSRNYTVKSNPANRTERLEVKKFCRHCKGHTLHQQTK, encoded by the coding sequence ATGGCAACCAAAAAAATTATACTCGCATGCTCAAAGTGTGGCTCCCGTAACTATACAGTGAAGAGCAATCCAGCCAACCGGACAGAACGACTCGAAGTCAAAAAATTCTGCCGCCACTGCAAGGGCCATACTTTGCACCAACAAACCAAGTAA
- a CDS encoding Mini-ribonuclease 3, whose product MKDQAIKQLSGLPLAYMGDAAWEICVRQTLLERGLTRPKDLHREATAYVSARGQAQAMEVLLEGDRLTEEEIRIYKRGRNASPHTSAKNASKQDYRVATGFEALMGYLYLIQPQGRFEDLSQECLAIIEERIDHERK is encoded by the coding sequence ATGAAGGACCAAGCGATCAAACAACTGAGTGGCTTGCCCCTGGCCTATATGGGGGATGCCGCTTGGGAAATCTGTGTCCGTCAGACCTTACTGGAACGCGGGCTCACCCGGCCTAAAGACCTCCACCGAGAGGCTACTGCCTATGTGAGTGCACGCGGCCAAGCCCAGGCCATGGAGGTCCTACTTGAAGGTGACCGCTTGACTGAGGAAGAGATCCGCATTTATAAGCGGGGACGGAATGCCTCCCCCCATACGTCAGCCAAGAATGCCAGCAAGCAGGACTACCGGGTGGCGACGGGTTTTGAAGCCTTGATGGGTTACTTGTACCTGATCCAGCCCCAGGGACGTTTTGAAGACTTGAGCCAGGAATGTCTGGCGATTATAGAGGAGCGAATTGACCATGAAAGAAAGTAA
- the rlmB gene encoding 23S rRNA (guanosine(2251)-2'-O)-methyltransferase RlmB produces MKESKSSDQDFVIGFHSGMEVLEHSDRDVNKVFIQKGLQDKRRQQIVRACKKEGVTFQEVPKAKLDQLSDGGNHQGLVVAVAAYQYASLEDLFQRARDREEDPFFLMLDGIEDPHNLGSILRTADAVGCHGLIIPERRAVGLTQTVAKTSTGAIEHVPVARVTNLSQCVRQLKEAGVWVFGTDMKGQNYWQMDATLPLALVIGNEGKGISPGLKKHLDGTLAIPMRGHVQSLNASVAAALLMYQVYAKRS; encoded by the coding sequence ATGAAAGAAAGTAAAAGTTCCGACCAAGATTTTGTGATAGGCTTCCATAGCGGCATGGAGGTCTTGGAACACTCGGACCGGGACGTCAACAAGGTCTTTATCCAAAAAGGCCTCCAAGACAAACGCCGCCAGCAGATTGTCCGCGCCTGTAAGAAGGAAGGGGTGACCTTCCAGGAGGTGCCCAAGGCCAAGCTGGACCAGCTGAGTGATGGGGGCAACCACCAAGGCCTAGTAGTGGCAGTAGCTGCCTACCAATATGCCAGCCTGGAAGACCTCTTCCAGCGGGCCCGCGACCGGGAAGAAGACCCTTTCTTCTTAATGTTAGATGGGATTGAAGATCCCCACAATTTGGGCTCGATCTTGCGGACAGCGGATGCGGTCGGCTGCCACGGCCTGATTATTCCAGAGCGCCGGGCAGTGGGTCTGACCCAGACGGTGGCTAAGACCTCTACCGGGGCGATTGAGCATGTGCCCGTTGCCCGGGTGACCAATCTCTCCCAGTGTGTCCGCCAGTTGAAGGAGGCGGGCGTCTGGGTCTTCGGGACCGACATGAAGGGGCAGAACTATTGGCAGATGGATGCCACCCTGCCTTTAGCCCTGGTGATTGGTAACGAAGGCAAGGGTATTTCGCCTGGCCTCAAGAAACACTTGGACGGCACGCTTGCCATCCCTATGCGCGGCCATGTTCAGAGCCTGAATGCTAGTGTGGCTGCTGCCCTCTTAATGTACCAAGTCTACGCCAAACGTTCTTAA
- the nusG gene encoding transcription termination/antitermination protein NusG yields MVETVESAKQWYVLHTYSGYENKVREDLEMRITSMGMEDYIFRAVVPETEHVEETKTGKQKVVKDKIFPGYVFVEMIMSDEAWFVVRNTPNVTGFLGSHGQGSKPTPLLDDEVHRLLRSQGEVVKRDIHFEVGEMVRVIDGAFDGLEGRIEAIEEDQEKLKVVVEMFGRETVAEVDFDQVDKL; encoded by the coding sequence ATGGTAGAAACAGTTGAAAGTGCCAAGCAATGGTATGTCCTCCATACTTATTCAGGCTATGAAAATAAGGTAAGGGAAGACTTGGAAATGCGGATCACCTCGATGGGGATGGAAGACTACATCTTCCGCGCCGTGGTGCCAGAAACCGAACATGTGGAAGAAACCAAGACTGGTAAGCAGAAGGTTGTTAAGGATAAGATCTTCCCAGGCTATGTCTTCGTTGAAATGATTATGTCAGACGAGGCCTGGTTCGTGGTTCGGAACACGCCGAACGTTACCGGCTTCCTAGGCTCGCACGGTCAAGGGTCCAAACCAACCCCTCTCTTAGATGATGAAGTCCACCGCCTCCTCCGCTCCCAGGGTGAAGTGGTTAAACGGGACATCCACTTCGAAGTGGGCGAAATGGTCCGCGTTATCGACGGTGCCTTTGATGGCTTGGAAGGTCGGATTGAAGCTATTGAAGAAGACCAAGAGAAGCTCAAGGTTGTCGTTGAAATGTTCGGCCGTGAAACCGTAGCAGAAGTTGACTTTGACCAAGTGGATAAATTGTAA
- a CDS encoding LytR/AlgR family response regulator transcription factor encodes MIDIYICMSDSPELKQFKDCILNYIMINNYDMQVSLATDNYSKLLCHQTENKNKLTLFFLDIHSCSQHNGIEVASKIKKSNPLASIVFISRRSEMMSMTFQYAIEPLDFIVYGSNLNVEERIRNALDAVYQKYSNLNDKIGTYSISIKNKVKVFDINKIIYFESSSKVHRVILHYQGGNIEYYDQLKTIEQANTLFFRCHQSFIVNINQIKEIDKKRKIIVLNNGETCPVSSRKLNDLLTLLK; translated from the coding sequence ATGATAGATATTTACATTTGTATGAGTGATTCACCCGAGCTCAAACAATTCAAGGATTGTATATTAAATTATATAATGATCAATAATTATGACATGCAAGTCAGTTTAGCAACAGATAATTATTCTAAACTTTTGTGCCATCAAACAGAAAATAAAAATAAGTTAACTTTATTTTTCCTAGATATTCATTCCTGTAGTCAGCATAATGGAATTGAAGTTGCGTCAAAAATAAAAAAATCCAATCCCTTAGCCTCTATCGTATTTATTAGTAGACGCAGCGAGATGATGTCTATGACTTTTCAATATGCAATTGAGCCTTTAGATTTTATAGTATATGGATCGAATTTGAATGTAGAGGAGCGAATCAGAAATGCTTTAGATGCAGTGTATCAAAAGTATAGCAATTTAAATGATAAAATAGGGACGTATTCAATTTCTATAAAAAATAAGGTTAAAGTATTTGATATTAATAAAATTATATATTTTGAAAGTTCCTCAAAAGTACATCGAGTTATTTTGCACTATCAAGGTGGGAACATTGAATATTATGATCAATTAAAAACTATTGAACAAGCAAACACCTTATTTTTTAGGTGCCATCAATCATTTATTGTGAATATCAATCAAATTAAGGAAATTGATAAGAAAAGGAAAATTATCGTGTTAAATAATGGAGAAACATGTCCGGTTTCTAGTCGGAAGTTAAATGATTTATTGACTTTATTGAAATAG
- a CDS encoding RNA polymerase sigma factor: MTTWKNRAANDHKLCQAASQGQEEAFSELYWLYRPLMGYFYPRVRGYMDYDDFLQEAGSQLFECVNRYQAGEAGQASFYTFYANCLQYLICNIYRHYQTEKRRMPDPSVSINCPVAQLEDQLAAYAHIDHDPQAAYAFHYYLDCFESALSPMERAVLAAYLEGLDWQNIGKQLGIGTKSSRTAFYRAKSKLVQLIKENKP, from the coding sequence ATGACCACTTGGAAGAACCGTGCTGCTAATGACCATAAACTTTGCCAGGCTGCTAGCCAGGGCCAGGAAGAAGCCTTCAGCGAACTCTACTGGCTCTACCGCCCCTTGATGGGTTACTTCTATCCCCGGGTGCGCGGCTATATGGACTATGATGACTTTCTCCAGGAAGCGGGAAGCCAGCTCTTTGAATGCGTCAACCGCTACCAGGCGGGCGAAGCCGGACAAGCGAGCTTCTACACCTTCTATGCCAACTGCCTGCAGTATTTAATTTGTAATATCTACCGCCACTACCAAACAGAGAAGCGGCGGATGCCCGATCCCTCGGTGTCCATTAACTGCCCCGTCGCTCAACTGGAAGACCAATTGGCCGCCTATGCCCATATCGACCACGATCCCCAAGCTGCTTATGCCTTTCATTATTATCTCGATTGTTTTGAGAGTGCCTTGTCCCCCATGGAGCGGGCCGTCCTAGCAGCTTACTTGGAAGGCCTGGACTGGCAAAACATCGGTAAGCAGCTCGGCATCGGGACGAAGTCTAGCCGTACGGCCTTCTACCGGGCCAAGTCCAAATTGGTCCAGCTCATTAAGGAAAATAAGCCTTGA
- the cysS gene encoding cysteine--tRNA ligase has translation MLKIYNTLTNQKEEFKAIEEGKISMYVCGPTVYNYIHIGNARSVVAFDTIRRYFLYRGYDVNFVSNFTDVDDKIINRANEEGISAKEVADKYIEAYYADTDALNVMRATRNTRVVETMDDIIAFVEDLIAKGFAYELDGDVYYRARRFDHYGCLSDQSIDDLREGASERVGIDSQAKKEDSVDFALWKAAKPGEPSWESPWGQGRPGWHIECSVMATKYLADTIDIHGGGHDLIFPHHENEIAQSEAKTGQPFAHYWMHNGFVTIGDDGEKMSKSLGNFVLAHDLIEKVDPQVIRFFLSSAHYRSPLKFSESSLDDARKNLEHLRIAYQNINYRLKDAVDQLADDDVALVKRDQFQVDFIEAMDDDINAPNGLTVIYQLMREINRYLEADQVSKVVLEAYRDLYLEFLGIFGVTFTEDKELLDDDIQALIEERDQARANKDYARSDAIRDQLKAEGIILDDTPQGTRWRRSE, from the coding sequence ATGTTGAAGATTTACAACACCTTAACCAATCAAAAAGAAGAATTTAAAGCCATTGAAGAGGGCAAGATTTCCATGTATGTGTGTGGACCAACTGTCTACAATTATATTCATATTGGGAATGCCCGCAGTGTCGTTGCCTTTGATACCATCCGCCGTTATTTCTTATACCGCGGCTATGACGTTAACTTTGTGTCCAACTTTACAGATGTTGACGACAAGATCATCAACCGGGCCAATGAAGAAGGCATTAGTGCCAAGGAAGTGGCGGATAAGTACATTGAAGCCTACTATGCCGACACCGATGCCCTCAATGTGATGCGGGCGACCCGCAATACCCGGGTGGTGGAGACCATGGACGATATTATTGCCTTCGTGGAAGACCTGATCGCTAAGGGCTTTGCCTATGAGCTCGATGGCGATGTCTACTATCGGGCCCGCCGTTTCGACCACTATGGCTGCCTGTCTGACCAGTCCATTGATGACTTGCGCGAGGGGGCCAGCGAACGGGTAGGGATCGATTCCCAGGCCAAGAAGGAAGACAGTGTGGACTTTGCCCTGTGGAAGGCGGCTAAGCCAGGCGAACCTTCTTGGGAATCGCCTTGGGGCCAAGGCCGTCCAGGCTGGCATATCGAATGCTCGGTCATGGCAACCAAGTATTTGGCCGATACCATTGACATCCACGGCGGGGGCCATGACTTGATCTTCCCCCACCACGAGAATGAAATTGCCCAGTCGGAAGCTAAGACGGGCCAGCCTTTTGCCCATTATTGGATGCATAATGGTTTTGTGACGATTGGTGATGATGGTGAGAAGATGAGTAAATCCCTAGGGAACTTCGTCTTGGCGCACGATTTAATTGAGAAGGTGGATCCACAAGTCATCCGCTTCTTCCTATCCAGCGCCCACTACCGCAGTCCCCTTAAATTCAGCGAGTCAAGTCTTGACGATGCACGGAAGAATTTAGAACATCTCCGGATTGCTTATCAGAATATCAACTACCGCCTAAAGGATGCGGTTGACCAGCTGGCTGATGATGATGTGGCCTTGGTCAAGCGCGACCAGTTCCAGGTGGACTTTATCGAGGCCATGGATGATGACATTAATGCGCCGAATGGCTTGACGGTAATCTATCAATTGATGCGGGAGATCAACCGTTACTTAGAAGCAGACCAAGTATCTAAAGTAGTGCTTGAAGCCTACCGCGACCTCTATCTCGAATTCTTAGGGATCTTCGGGGTGACCTTCACTGAAGACAAGGAACTCTTGGATGATGATATCCAGGCCCTGATTGAGGAACGTGACCAGGCCCGGGCTAACAAGGATTATGCCCGCAGTGATGCCATCCGCGACCAGTTAAAGGCAGAAGGGATCATCCTAGACGATACCCCTCAAGGCACCCGCTGGAGAAGAAGTGAGTAG
- a CDS encoding LysM peptidoglycan-binding domain-containing protein yields MKKSLVKKATIGLSLASILLAGNLLLDHTVKAQEMTTNYINYELQQGDYLYKIGKKFGVSVDELMQWNNLKAGYMLHPGDVLRVETSSISQPNSTYTVQQGDYLYKIAKKFGVTVNDLKQWNNLGRIYMLHPGDQLLIKATQSNNASSNPTSGSYIPEPKMVPTHMSAYSVRPGDSLWSISRRFGVTMNNLMQWNNLASGMMLHPNDTLMVKVDELSWTTNSDNTEELISVAFNKIQAQNGGKFTAPNYTYTGDRVDENTVEVKIFDNHAERMTLNSVYQYNKATNQVEKQLPGSN; encoded by the coding sequence ATGAAAAAGAGCTTAGTAAAAAAAGCGACAATTGGTTTATCTTTAGCTTCTATACTACTGGCTGGTAATCTGTTGTTAGACCATACCGTTAAAGCTCAAGAAATGACAACAAATTATATTAATTATGAATTACAACAAGGGGACTATCTTTATAAAATTGGTAAAAAGTTTGGTGTCTCTGTAGATGAATTAATGCAATGGAATAACTTAAAAGCGGGTTACATGCTTCACCCTGGGGATGTCCTAAGAGTCGAGACTTCTAGCATCAGTCAACCAAATTCAACCTATACTGTCCAACAAGGGGACTATCTTTATAAGATTGCTAAGAAATTTGGAGTGACGGTTAACGATTTAAAACAATGGAATAACCTAGGGCGCATCTATATGCTCCATCCTGGGGACCAGTTGCTGATCAAAGCGACACAAAGTAATAATGCTTCATCGAATCCAACATCAGGATCTTATATTCCTGAGCCTAAGATGGTCCCAACGCATATGTCAGCTTACAGTGTGAGACCAGGAGATTCACTCTGGAGTATTTCTAGACGTTTTGGAGTAACCATGAATAATTTGATGCAATGGAATAATTTGGCAAGTGGTATGATGCTTCATCCCAATGATACCTTAATGGTCAAAGTCGATGAATTGTCTTGGACGACAAATAGTGACAACACAGAAGAACTCATTTCTGTTGCCTTCAATAAGATTCAAGCACAAAATGGCGGCAAATTTACAGCGCCTAATTACACCTATACTGGGGACCGTGTTGATGAGAATACGGTAGAAGTTAAGATTTTTGACAACCATGCGGAACGAATGACTTTAAATTCGGTTTACCAGTACAATAAGGCTACTAATCAGGTGGAAAAACAATTGCCTGGAAGTAATTAA
- a CDS encoding YrhK family protein, whose amino-acid sequence MKRKSYEMEPQTEEDIVVKLGPLRLYFQNVYTIISLLNDIFTGSLYFIGSICNFVGAPAIYGNTLYLIGGFSFVMRPIIKLIHNIHIYNQDPSKRRRDEANLDKKKLFQIKYSQKGDQQDGDYLGDAYNHEYYEADDKHQD is encoded by the coding sequence ATGAAGCGGAAGTCTTATGAGATGGAGCCGCAGACGGAAGAGGATATTGTGGTTAAGTTAGGTCCTCTGCGTCTATATTTCCAGAACGTTTATACTATTATTTCACTGCTCAACGATATCTTTACGGGGAGCTTGTATTTCATTGGGAGTATTTGCAATTTCGTCGGAGCACCGGCAATCTACGGGAACACCCTCTATCTGATCGGCGGGTTCTCCTTCGTTATGCGCCCGATCATTAAACTTATCCATAATATCCATATCTACAACCAGGACCCCAGCAAGCGCCGCCGGGATGAGGCCAATCTCGATAAGAAGAAATTATTCCAAATTAAATACAGTCAAAAAGGTGACCAACAAGATGGCGACTACCTAGGCGACGCCTACAACCATGAATATTACGAAGCAGACGACAAGCACCAGGACTAA
- a CDS encoding NYN domain-containing protein codes for MKRNRLIVDGYNMIGSWPPLKRLKDQDQIEEARDLLLELLSNYAAYHNYETWVVFDAMFVPGLSQTYDQYKLHVVYTAEKETADAYIEAMMDEMVGVLRNVTVATSDLAEQRMVFQKGALRKSANELWHDIQKTQLDISQGDENYDPNAYRRMVPWSYQQMRDLKSLLEDLSK; via the coding sequence ATGAAGCGAAACCGATTAATTGTCGATGGTTATAATATGATTGGCTCCTGGCCTCCACTCAAACGGCTCAAGGACCAAGATCAGATCGAGGAGGCCCGGGACCTCTTACTGGAACTCTTGTCTAACTATGCCGCCTACCATAACTACGAGACCTGGGTTGTCTTCGATGCCATGTTCGTTCCCGGCCTCTCCCAGACCTATGACCAGTACAAGCTTCATGTGGTCTATACCGCTGAGAAGGAGACGGCCGATGCCTATATTGAGGCCATGATGGATGAGATGGTGGGAGTCTTGCGCAATGTGACCGTTGCGACCAGTGACTTGGCGGAGCAGCGGATGGTCTTCCAGAAGGGAGCCCTGCGCAAGTCCGCCAACGAACTCTGGCACGACATCCAAAAGACCCAGCTCGACATTAGCCAGGGCGATGAGAACTATGATCCCAACGCCTACCGGCGGATGGTGCCCTGGTCCTACCAACAGATGCGCGACTTGAAGTCTCTCTTAGAGGACCTCTCCAAATAA
- a CDS encoding LysM peptidoglycan-binding domain-containing protein, with protein MKKIKYSIRKLSVGTASVAICALIAGMLTYVQGAEITPEENLVTVNELENTDKERVDIQNTDESLGLENNITDIREESNLDSLSDTSTGNHVESKVLNSDKKNKDFQKEENANSQEKMQSKEVEEELTNNGVESDSMVSGEDHGNYQEELEINDLPSELENIYSNKQVAEKQIDTDTLDDETLNENGQASEQTSKEDLELDFNQFERYYAPVMLMSNTGGASISTRGLTTAQINFLNSLKSGAIESWRKYGVLPSIVAAQGIIESGWGGSDLATKGKNLFGIKATGNEPYILMPTREETPNGDIYINAKFRKYNSWADSIEDHGKFLAENSRYRSLLGEKDYVKVANILQNVGYATDSRYANSLIGVIQSYNLFAWDQEAISGYTGGTTTPVTPEPEPSNGNTYTVKAGDSLWGIGQKFGVSVDQLKSWNNLGTNYMLHPGDQLIVSASTGEDTTPTPKPTPTKEKTYTVKAGDSLWGISQKFGVSVDQLKEWNNLGSNYMLHPGDQLLVSASTGGTATPAPEPTPTNGKTYTVKAGDSLWGISQRFGVSVDQLKSWNNLGANYMLHPGDQLLVSASTGGNADSITRPSSTKTYTVKAGDSLWGISQRFGVSIDQVKSWNNLGANYMLHPGDQLIIK; from the coding sequence ATGAAGAAAATTAAATATTCAATTCGAAAGCTTAGTGTCGGTACTGCTTCTGTTGCTATTTGTGCTCTTATAGCAGGTATGCTTACTTATGTTCAGGGTGCAGAAATTACACCAGAAGAAAATTTAGTTACTGTTAATGAATTGGAAAATACAGATAAAGAAAGAGTAGATATTCAAAACACAGATGAATCTTTAGGATTAGAAAATAATATTACAGATATTCGTGAGGAATCTAACTTGGATAGTTTGAGTGATACAAGCACTGGTAATCATGTAGAGTCCAAGGTATTGAATTCAGATAAAAAGAATAAAGATTTCCAAAAAGAAGAAAATGCAAATTCACAGGAAAAAATGCAGTCTAAGGAAGTAGAGGAAGAGCTTACAAATAATGGAGTAGAATCGGATTCTATGGTTTCAGGAGAAGATCATGGAAATTATCAAGAAGAACTTGAAATAAATGATCTTCCATCTGAACTTGAAAATATATATTCAAATAAACAAGTTGCCGAAAAACAAATTGACACTGATACTCTTGATGACGAGACTTTAAACGAAAATGGTCAAGCAAGTGAACAAACTTCAAAAGAAGATTTAGAGTTAGATTTTAATCAGTTTGAAAGATACTACGCACCGGTTATGTTAATGAGCAATACAGGCGGAGCTAGTATTAGTACAAGAGGTCTGACTACCGCTCAAATTAACTTTTTGAATTCTTTAAAATCAGGTGCAATTGAAAGTTGGAGAAAATATGGTGTATTACCCTCTATTGTAGCAGCCCAAGGCATTATTGAAAGTGGGTGGGGAGGTTCTGATCTAGCGACAAAAGGTAAAAATTTATTTGGTATTAAAGCAACAGGTAATGAACCATACATCTTAATGCCAACTAGAGAAGAAACTCCAAATGGTGATATTTATATCAATGCTAAGTTTAGAAAGTATAATAGTTGGGCTGATAGTATTGAAGATCATGGTAAGTTCTTAGCAGAAAACTCTAGATATAGAAGTTTATTAGGTGAAAAAGATTATGTTAAAGTAGCTAATATTTTACAAAATGTTGGTTACGCAACAGATTCTAGATATGCTAATAGTTTAATTGGGGTTATTCAAAGCTATAATTTATTTGCCTGGGATCAGGAAGCTATTAGTGGCTATACAGGAGGAACTACAACTCCAGTAACGCCTGAACCCGAACCAAGTAATGGAAATACTTATACGGTGAAAGCTGGTGACTCGTTATGGGGGATTGGTCAAAAATTTGGAGTAAGTGTTGATCAATTGAAGTCATGGAATAATTTAGGAACTAATTATATGTTGCATCCAGGTGATCAATTAATAGTGAGTGCATCTACAGGAGAGGATACAACTCCAACGCCTAAGCCAACACCAACTAAAGAGAAGACCTATACTGTAAAAGCCGGGGATTCTCTGTGGGGAATTAGTCAGAAATTTGGAGTAAGTGTTGACCAATTAAAAGAGTGGAATAATTTGGGATCCAATTATATGCTTCATCCAGGTGATCAATTATTAGTAAGTGCATCTACAGGAGGAACTGCGACTCCAGCACCTGAACCAACACCAACTAATGGGAAAACATATACAGTAAAAGCTGGAGATTCTCTGTGGGGAATTAGTCAAAGATTTGGAGTAAGTGTTGACCAACTAAAATCATGGAATAATTTAGGTGCTAATTATATGTTACATCCTGGAGACCAACTACTGGTAAGTGCATCTACAGGAGGCAATGCAGACTCAATAACTCGTCCAAGCAGCACTAAAACATATACAGTAAAAGCTGGAGATTCACTATGGGGAATTAGTCAAAGATTTGGAGTAAGTATTGATCAAGTAAAATCATGGAATAATTTAGGAGCTAACTATATGCTTCATCCAGGCGATCAATTGATTATTAAGTAA